CATGGGTATGCCGTCCATCGGCATTTATTCCTATGAGCTGTTCAAGTTCTACGATGTAGAGAACATCATCCGCATCGGCTCTGCCGGCAGCTATACCGACAAGGCCAGACTGTTTGATACGGTGCTGGCCGCCGGTGCTGTGAGTGAAAGCAACTATGCCCGTGTGCAGAGCGGCTTTGAAGGGGACATCACGCTGCCCAGCCAGAGCCTGAACGACAAGCTGCGCGCATCTGCCGCAAAGCAGGGCATCCCCCTCATCGAGGGAAACATCCACTCTTCGGATGTGTTCTACCGTCAGCCCTCCGATGCAAAGCCCACCTACTGGGAAAAGCTGCGCGACGAGCGCGGCTGCCTGTGCGTGGAGATGGAGAGCTTTGCCCTGTTTGCCAATGCACAGGTGCTGGGCAAGAACGCTGCCTGCCTGCTGACCATTTCCGACAGCTTTGTTTCGCCGGAGATCACCACGGCAGAACAGCGCCAGAAGAGCTTTACCGATATGATGAAGGTGGCACTGGGTGCAGAATACTAAGCGTTAAAAACGCATTTCAGCGCGGTTTGCCTGCAAAAGGGCTTGCCGCGCTGTTTTCGACCCCTGAAAACCAAAAAAGGAGTGACGGATATGACAAACCTGACCCTGGAAGAAAAGAAGGAGCTCATCCGCATGGCACTGGCTGCACGGGAAAAAGCCTATGTACCCTA
Above is a genomic segment from Faecalibacterium taiwanense containing:
- the deoD gene encoding purine-nucleoside phosphorylase; protein product: MSTPHISAEKGDFAKTVLMPGDPLRAKFIADTFLKDVRQVTGVRGMLGFTGTYEGRPISVMGSGMGMPSIGIYSYELFKFYDVENIIRIGSAGSYTDKARLFDTVLAAGAVSESNYARVQSGFEGDITLPSQSLNDKLRASAAKQGIPLIEGNIHSSDVFYRQPSDAKPTYWEKLRDERGCLCVEMESFALFANAQVLGKNAACLLTISDSFVSPEITTAEQRQKSFTDMMKVALGAEY